In a single window of the Acetivibrio clariflavus DSM 19732 genome:
- a CDS encoding histidine triad nucleotide-binding protein has translation MENCIFCKIARKELPSTIVYEDDKVIAFNDINPVAPVHVLIIPKIHIKNVMELDEQNADIMKDIHLAAKNIAVKLGIDEKGFRLINNCGEEAGQTVFHLHYHLIGGKKLGQGLI, from the coding sequence ATGGAAAATTGCATTTTCTGTAAAATTGCAAGAAAGGAATTGCCTTCTACAATTGTATATGAGGATGACAAAGTAATAGCTTTTAACGATATAAATCCTGTTGCGCCGGTACATGTGCTGATTATTCCGAAAATTCATATAAAAAATGTAATGGAACTGGATGAGCAGAATGCTGATATCATGAAAGATATACATTTGGCTGCAAAGAACATTGCAGTTAAGCTGGGAATAGACGAAAAAGGATTCAGATTGATAAACAATTGCGGTGAGGAAGCAGGGCAGACAGTATTCCACCTCCACTATCATTTAATTGGAGGGAAAAAACTTGGACAGGGCTTAATATAG
- the alaS gene encoding alanine--tRNA ligase, with amino-acid sequence MQKLGLNELRERYLKFFEGKGHLRLPSFSLIPQNDPSLLLINSGMAPLKPYFTGKEEPPRRRVTTCQKCIRTPDIENVGKTARHGTFFEMLGNFSFGDYFKKEAIPWAWEFVTQELKMPVDRLWVSIYEEDDEAFEIWNKDVGVPAERIVRMGKKDNFWEHGTGPCGPCSEIYFDRGVEKGCGKPDCKVGCDCDRFIEFWNLVFTQFNKDEDGNYTRLPNPNIDTGMGLERLACIMQDVDNLFEVDTVRNVLDYVCKTAGVKYHESEKKDISIRVITDHIRSTTMMVSDGVIPSNEGRGYVLRRLLRRAARHGKLLGINKPFLYDIAMVVINESKEAYPELEEKRKYIQDVIKNEEEKFELTIDQGLIILSKYIEETKAKNSKTITGEMAFELHGTYGFPIDLTREIAEESGLSVDEEGFREEMEKHRKIAKEDYLKKQGSAWSDDIYSTLDKNIKTEFLGYSENAAEAKVMYIIKNDQVTESATEGDEVILILDRTPFYAESGGQVGDKGVIESEEVKIKVEDCKKTEDGKYLHYGVVEKGNVKVGASVKAAIDAKRRMAIARNHTTTHLLQKALKNVLGDHVHQAGSLVEPDRLRFDFAHFTAMTPEEIAKVEKEVNDKILESIMVETMELPIDEAKRLGATALFGEKYGSIVRVVKIGDYSMEFCGGTHLKATSQAGFIKIVSESGVAAGVRRIEALTGEAALAYLHDREKLISDISTALKTSPQDSVKRIESIMTELKNAQKEIEQLRSKLVSSSLDEVLSKAIDVNGVKVVKARFDQLDMEALRNTGDTIRNKLGSGLVVLGSGYEGKVSFVVMATKDVVSKGIHSGNIIREVAKIAGGGGGGRPDMAQAGGKDISKLDEALDYSVKVVEAQLK; translated from the coding sequence ATGCAGAAATTGGGGTTAAATGAATTAAGAGAGAGATATCTTAAATTCTTTGAAGGCAAAGGGCACTTGAGACTTCCAAGCTTTTCGCTTATTCCGCAAAATGACCCGAGCCTTCTGTTGATAAATTCAGGAATGGCACCTTTGAAACCGTACTTTACCGGCAAGGAAGAACCGCCCAGAAGAAGGGTGACCACATGCCAGAAATGTATAAGGACACCCGACATTGAAAACGTGGGTAAGACTGCAAGACATGGCACATTTTTTGAAATGCTGGGTAACTTCTCCTTTGGGGATTATTTCAAAAAAGAGGCTATTCCATGGGCTTGGGAATTTGTAACCCAGGAACTGAAAATGCCTGTGGACAGGCTTTGGGTCAGCATTTACGAGGAAGACGACGAAGCCTTTGAAATATGGAACAAGGATGTGGGTGTTCCGGCCGAAAGAATAGTAAGGATGGGCAAGAAGGATAATTTCTGGGAACACGGTACAGGGCCTTGCGGACCATGTTCCGAAATCTATTTTGACCGTGGAGTGGAAAAAGGCTGCGGAAAGCCTGACTGTAAAGTGGGCTGTGACTGCGACCGCTTTATAGAATTCTGGAACCTTGTTTTCACCCAGTTTAACAAAGATGAAGACGGAAATTACACAAGGCTTCCCAACCCCAACATAGATACCGGAATGGGTCTGGAAAGATTAGCTTGTATTATGCAGGATGTGGACAACCTCTTTGAGGTTGATACCGTAAGAAATGTACTGGACTATGTGTGCAAGACAGCCGGCGTAAAATATCATGAGTCGGAGAAAAAAGATATTTCCATAAGGGTAATAACAGACCATATCAGAAGTACCACCATGATGGTTTCCGATGGTGTAATACCTTCCAATGAGGGAAGAGGATATGTATTGAGAAGGCTTCTTAGAAGAGCTGCAAGGCACGGAAAATTATTGGGAATCAACAAACCTTTCCTTTACGATATTGCCATGGTCGTAATAAATGAATCGAAAGAAGCATATCCTGAACTTGAAGAGAAAAGAAAATATATACAGGATGTAATAAAAAATGAAGAAGAAAAGTTTGAGTTAACCATTGACCAGGGACTTATCATATTAAGTAAATATATTGAAGAGACTAAGGCCAAGAACAGCAAAACAATAACCGGTGAAATGGCCTTTGAACTGCATGGAACCTATGGATTCCCCATAGATCTTACCCGGGAAATAGCCGAAGAAAGTGGTCTTTCTGTCGATGAAGAAGGCTTTAGGGAAGAGATGGAAAAACACAGAAAGATAGCAAAGGAGGATTATCTCAAAAAACAAGGATCTGCATGGTCTGATGATATTTATTCCACTTTGGACAAAAATATAAAGACAGAGTTTTTGGGATATTCGGAAAATGCTGCAGAAGCTAAGGTAATGTATATCATAAAAAATGACCAGGTTACAGAGTCAGCAACAGAGGGCGATGAAGTAATACTAATACTTGACAGGACACCTTTCTATGCCGAAAGCGGTGGACAGGTCGGTGACAAAGGCGTAATCGAGTCCGAAGAAGTAAAGATTAAAGTTGAGGACTGTAAAAAAACCGAAGACGGAAAATATCTCCACTATGGTGTGGTGGAAAAAGGAAATGTTAAAGTTGGTGCTTCTGTCAAAGCAGCTATTGACGCTAAGAGAAGGATGGCCATTGCAAGAAATCATACCACAACCCATCTTTTACAGAAAGCGTTGAAAAATGTATTGGGTGACCATGTGCATCAGGCCGGTTCATTGGTAGAACCCGACCGCCTGAGATTTGACTTTGCCCATTTTACTGCCATGACACCGGAGGAAATTGCAAAGGTTGAAAAAGAGGTAAATGACAAGATTTTAGAGAGCATTATGGTTGAAACTATGGAACTTCCCATTGATGAGGCAAAGAGACTTGGTGCAACCGCACTTTTCGGTGAGAAGTACGGAAGCATAGTAAGAGTTGTAAAAATAGGGGACTACAGCATGGAGTTTTGCGGCGGTACTCACCTGAAGGCTACTTCACAGGCAGGATTTATTAAAATAGTAAGTGAAAGCGGAGTTGCTGCAGGGGTAAGAAGAATCGAAGCTCTGACAGGTGAAGCGGCATTGGCTTATTTGCATGACAGGGAAAAACTTATATCGGATATATCGACAGCTTTGAAAACATCACCCCAGGATAGTGTAAAGAGAATAGAAAGCATTATGACAGAGTTGAAAAACGCCCAAAAGGAAATAGAGCAGCTTCGCAGCAAACTGGTAAGTAGTTCTTTGGATGAAGTTCTTTCAAAGGCAATAGATGTAAACGGTGTCAAGGTGGTTAAAGCAAGGTTTGATCAGCTTGACATGGAAGCACTGAGAAATACCGGTGACACAATCCGAAATAAACTGGGTTCGGGATTGGTAGTGTTAGGAAGCGGTTATGAAGGAAAAGTAAGCTTTGTGGTTATGGCCACAAAAGATGTTGTTTCAAAGGGAATACATTCGGGAAATATCATAAGAGAAGTAGCAAAAATTGCCGGCGGTGGCGGTGGCGGAAGACCGGATATGGCCCAGGCCGGAGGAAAGGATATTTCAAAACTGGATGAGGCACTGGATTACTCGGTCAAAGTTGTTGAAGCACAATTGAAATAG
- a CDS encoding AI-2E family transporter, translating into MPGKRKTIFYLIMLMLLTGIIIFFYIYRGKIGKIFLPFIMAIIISYMLHPLVIKLEEKNIKRSTAIMLIYLVFGIMLTLLMIFIVPQMINNTRELINILPGITLEFSDNFNGVVRVISSSKWPDDIKSAIFRELNNGVAIVENMVKDALRNTLAGLAKTVSTFFDLILAMVIAYYILKDAEYFKNVSLSLVPRSWRSWVIVTFREINGVLSRFIQGQLLTALIIGILETIALILVGVKYPLILGMIGGIANIIPYFGPFIGAIPAVAIALIESPAKALWTVVAFIIVQQLDNGFISPKIIEGRLGLHPVTTILAVLIGGEFFGIIGMLISVPIAAIIKIIGKRTIEAIV; encoded by the coding sequence ATGCCTGGAAAAAGAAAAACAATATTTTATTTGATAATGTTAATGCTATTGACAGGTATTATTATATTTTTCTACATATACCGGGGGAAAATAGGAAAAATATTCCTGCCTTTTATAATGGCTATTATCATTTCATATATGCTGCACCCGTTGGTAATAAAGCTGGAAGAAAAAAATATCAAAAGGTCCACGGCAATTATGCTGATATATTTGGTTTTCGGGATTATGCTGACGTTGCTTATGATATTTATAGTGCCCCAGATGATAAATAATACCCGGGAACTTATTAATATTCTGCCCGGCATTACTTTGGAATTCAGCGATAATTTTAACGGAGTGGTAAGAGTAATATCTTCAAGTAAATGGCCGGATGACATTAAAAGTGCTATTTTCCGGGAACTGAACAATGGGGTTGCAATAGTTGAAAATATGGTTAAGGATGCTCTGAGGAATACCCTTGCCGGCCTTGCAAAGACAGTGAGTACATTTTTTGACCTGATACTTGCAATGGTTATCGCCTATTATATTTTAAAGGATGCAGAATATTTCAAGAACGTTTCCTTATCTCTGGTTCCAAGAAGCTGGAGAAGCTGGGTAATCGTTACCTTCCGGGAGATTAACGGTGTTTTGTCGAGATTTATTCAGGGACAGTTGCTGACAGCCCTGATTATCGGTATTTTGGAAACCATAGCCCTGATTTTGGTGGGAGTGAAATATCCTTTAATTTTAGGAATGATAGGAGGAATTGCCAATATAATTCCTTATTTCGGGCCTTTTATAGGTGCCATTCCGGCGGTTGCCATTGCACTGATTGAATCGCCGGCAAAAGCTTTATGGACTGTGGTTGCCTTTATCATTGTACAGCAGCTGGACAACGGTTTTATTTCACCAAAGATTATAGAGGGAAGACTTGGCCTTCATCCTGTTACTACAATACTGGCAGTTCTTATCGGCGGTGAATTTTTTGGAATAATAGGAATGCTCATTTCAGTGCCCATAGCCGCAATTATAAAGATCATAGGCAAACGTACCATTGAAGCCATAGTATAA
- a CDS encoding PRC-barrel domain-containing protein: MQKYSEVLGLPVISLNNGKKVGNVKNIFFCPKKKKILAFLLECKSFEFNKKIIYTEDIINIGKDAVIIKDEDSLKDLKKTKNSHEFTEKGEVIGLRVISKKGEDVGIVKDVIFDYKNNCIEGVEISDGLIHDLVKGRSVLPLIGKVEFGEEIILVGNDAVEEIMETGGGISNIIKDKKR; the protein is encoded by the coding sequence GTGCAAAAGTATAGTGAGGTACTGGGATTGCCGGTAATCAGTCTTAATAACGGCAAAAAAGTGGGAAACGTGAAAAATATATTTTTTTGTCCTAAAAAGAAAAAAATTCTGGCTTTTTTGCTGGAGTGCAAAAGCTTTGAATTCAATAAAAAAATTATTTACACCGAAGACATAATTAATATAGGAAAAGATGCAGTTATTATAAAAGATGAAGACAGTCTGAAAGATTTAAAAAAGACCAAAAACAGCCATGAATTTACTGAAAAAGGAGAAGTAATCGGATTAAGGGTTATCTCAAAAAAAGGTGAAGATGTGGGAATAGTCAAAGACGTGATATTCGACTATAAAAACAACTGTATTGAAGGGGTTGAGATCTCTGACGGACTGATTCACGACCTTGTAAAGGGAAGAAGTGTACTTCCCTTAATCGGAAAGGTTGAATTCGGAGAAGAGATTATATTGGTGGGCAATGATGCCGTAGAGGAAATAATGGAAACAGGTGGTGGAATAAGTAATATTATCAAAGACAAAAAAAGATAA
- a CDS encoding DUF1015 domain-containing protein produces MDSLSYFEKIGVKIPTVLLPKKDIDMTKWSVIACDQYTSEPEYWAKVESIVGDSPSALKLTFPEVYLESGNSEERITKINSTMEKYIKENILEAHGPCFIYVDRKTSHTPSRKGLIIAIDLEKYDYSPGSQSLIRATEGTVIERLPPRIKIREKASLELPHVMLLIDDPEKTVIEPLAEKADSFEKVYDFDLMMNSGHIKGYKIDDEETIGSILSALEKLADPDTFRKKYSVGTDKDVLLFAVGDGNHSLATAKAHWELIKNSCLPRELESHPARYALVEVVNVHDSGLTFEPIHRVVFNINPDELLDSMVSFYKDENCSYRKLSSMESILNELQALNSNKHSHAIGFCTNEGFGIIEVANPSRNLEVGTLQAFLDVYIKHNNDIKVDYIHGEDAVLKLGTQKQNIGFFLPKMSKHDLFKTVILDGVLPRKTFSMGEADEKRFYLECRKITR; encoded by the coding sequence ATGGATAGTTTGAGTTATTTTGAAAAGATTGGCGTGAAAATACCTACTGTTTTGCTTCCCAAAAAGGACATTGACATGACCAAATGGTCGGTTATTGCATGTGACCAGTATACCTCTGAGCCGGAATACTGGGCCAAAGTGGAAAGTATAGTTGGAGACAGCCCTTCCGCACTTAAACTGACTTTTCCTGAAGTATATCTTGAAAGCGGAAACAGCGAAGAGAGAATTACCAAAATTAACAGCACCATGGAAAAATACATCAAAGAAAATATTCTCGAAGCCCATGGACCTTGTTTTATCTATGTAGACAGAAAGACTTCCCACACACCTTCAAGAAAAGGGTTAATAATAGCCATAGACCTGGAAAAATACGATTACTCGCCGGGATCTCAATCTTTGATACGGGCAACGGAAGGAACAGTAATTGAAAGACTTCCTCCCAGAATCAAAATTAGGGAAAAAGCTTCTTTAGAGCTTCCCCATGTCATGCTTCTGATTGATGACCCCGAAAAGACAGTTATTGAGCCGCTGGCTGAAAAAGCAGACTCCTTTGAAAAGGTGTATGATTTTGATTTGATGATGAATAGCGGCCACATTAAGGGCTACAAAATCGACGATGAAGAAACCATAGGCAGTATTCTCTCAGCCCTTGAAAAGCTAGCTGATCCCGATACCTTCCGCAAAAAGTATTCGGTCGGAACGGACAAGGACGTGCTGTTGTTCGCCGTGGGAGACGGCAATCATTCTCTTGCAACGGCTAAAGCCCATTGGGAACTCATAAAAAACAGCTGCCTGCCCCGGGAACTTGAGAGCCACCCTGCAAGGTATGCTCTGGTTGAAGTAGTTAATGTGCACGATTCCGGTCTTACTTTCGAGCCTATTCACAGGGTTGTATTCAATATAAATCCCGATGAGCTGTTAGACAGTATGGTAAGCTTTTATAAAGACGAAAATTGTTCCTATAGAAAGTTAAGCTCCATGGAGTCAATACTTAACGAGCTTCAGGCTTTAAATTCAAACAAGCACTCCCATGCAATAGGTTTTTGCACCAATGAAGGTTTTGGGATAATAGAAGTTGCCAATCCGTCCCGCAATCTTGAAGTTGGCACTCTTCAAGCATTCCTTGATGTATATATAAAGCATAACAATGATATTAAAGTCGACTATATACATGGTGAAGATGCAGTACTGAAGCTGGGTACCCAGAAGCAAAACATCGGTTTCTTCCTTCCGAAAATGAGTAAGCACGACCTGTTTAAAACGGTAATTCTTGACGGTGTGCTGCCGCGTAAGACCTTCTCTATGGGTGAAGCCGATGAAAAGAGATTTTATCTCGAGTGCAGGAAAATAACGAGATAA
- a CDS encoding anti-sigma-I factor RsgI family protein, with amino-acid sequence MMKLGIVYEIHKNKAVVLTPDCEFLVIKRRRDMYLGQQVKFNIKDVRKNVRPMNRYASIAASIAAVFLLTFLHFKVLFYGEIYGYIDVDINPSIEFVVDRDFEVLKAKALNNDAKKIAKELDAKGKDAYSVINDFLDKCEKYGYIVPKKNNVVLVSASVDGSVTKDSEENEELDKFLLNIDKKLSIENKENITSMVIKVSPEDRKEALKYNISMGKYYLMEKAKEKGMNLSAGDLNEEKVSELLAALDAKDDKEDVMAKEASADLKNEDKVEDKKVDSNEGKAEDKGKDSNQNVEQKKPVTSSAAQTIPEPTREPDIIPAINPATEPKTEPTQNPVEKPDELPANDQKVVATPKVKPDNTVKPTEKSKSVEAVDEGSLKIKMLSKHKNTKVEIISTDFQIINTSGKDIDLRNVKVRYYFTREGRADLEPAVYHYSIRSTRDESRCTQFSNSEVKISFHKVSGSDMYMEITFTRGVLKKDEYAYVMTAFNNAKWDRMDQSDDYSFIPDAYDFKVTQKVTGYISDKLVWGKEPY; translated from the coding sequence ATGATGAAATTGGGGATAGTCTATGAAATTCACAAAAACAAGGCGGTTGTGCTGACACCGGATTGTGAGTTTTTGGTAATAAAGAGAAGAAGAGATATGTACTTAGGTCAGCAGGTTAAATTTAATATTAAGGATGTCAGAAAAAACGTAAGACCGATGAATAGATATGCTTCAATTGCAGCAAGTATTGCAGCGGTATTTCTTCTGACTTTTTTACATTTTAAAGTTTTGTTTTATGGTGAAATATACGGATACATTGATGTTGATATAAATCCAAGTATCGAATTTGTAGTTGACAGGGATTTTGAAGTGTTAAAGGCTAAAGCACTGAACAACGATGCAAAGAAAATTGCAAAAGAACTTGATGCGAAAGGAAAGGATGCCTACAGTGTTATAAACGACTTTCTGGATAAATGCGAAAAGTATGGTTATATAGTTCCAAAGAAAAATAATGTGGTTCTGGTTTCGGCTTCCGTAGATGGCAGTGTTACTAAAGATTCTGAAGAGAATGAGGAGCTGGATAAATTTCTCCTTAACATTGACAAAAAATTAAGCATTGAAAATAAAGAAAATATAACAAGCATGGTAATAAAAGTTTCGCCTGAAGACAGAAAAGAAGCATTGAAGTATAACATTTCCATGGGTAAGTACTATCTTATGGAAAAAGCAAAGGAAAAGGGCATGAATTTATCTGCCGGAGACTTGAACGAAGAGAAGGTATCTGAGCTGTTGGCTGCATTAGATGCTAAAGATGACAAAGAGGATGTAATGGCCAAAGAGGCATCAGCTGATTTAAAAAATGAAGATAAAGTTGAAGATAAAAAAGTGGATAGTAATGAAGGCAAAGCTGAAGACAAGGGAAAAGACAGCAATCAAAACGTGGAACAGAAAAAGCCTGTGACTTCGTCTGCAGCCCAGACTATACCGGAACCCACACGGGAACCCGACATCATACCGGCGATAAATCCAGCAACGGAACCAAAGACCGAACCGACGCAAAATCCGGTAGAAAAACCGGATGAGTTGCCCGCAAATGACCAAAAGGTTGTTGCGACACCTAAAGTTAAACCGGACAATACGGTTAAACCGACTGAAAAATCGAAAAGCGTTGAGGCGGTTGATGAAGGAAGTCTGAAGATAAAAATGCTGAGCAAGCATAAGAATACAAAGGTTGAGATAATAAGCACTGATTTTCAGATTATAAATACTTCGGGAAAAGATATTGACCTTAGAAATGTAAAGGTGAGATATTATTTCACCAGAGAAGGAAGGGCGGATTTAGAACCTGCAGTTTACCATTACAGCATACGGAGTACCAGAGATGAAAGCAGATGCACACAGTTTAGCAACAGTGAGGTGAAGATTAGTTTCCATAAAGTATCGGGTTCGGATATGTATATGGAAATAACGTTTACCAGAGGTGTATTGAAGAAAGACGAATATGCATATGTTATGACTGCTTTTAACAATGCCAAATGGGATAGGATGGACCAAAGCGATGACTATTCCTTTATTCCAGACGCTTATGATTTTAAAGTGACTCAAAAAGTGACAGGATATATATCGGATAAATTGGTCTGGGGCAAGGAACCCTATTAA
- the sigI gene encoding RNA polymerase sigma-I factor: MNVRNIFRPEGKNSNDRTDDTFYNTLKKIKCGDEVLRNEFISSYIPFILKVTSKTVGKFIDVKNSDEYSIALSAFNESIDSYDFCKNYNFFLFSEQVIKRRLIDYSRKSSRQKEYPFSYFEEEYDFNEEPYVNSSYFNIEDIESREAIIDFSNKLKEFNISLMDLTRSIPKHKDSRRMCIKIARVLAENDELYEKLERNKNIPRNELKKQIKVHNKTIGNNRKYIIAMCLIIRGGLQISQKYLQYTEEGGRRHDEIGDSL, encoded by the coding sequence TTGAATGTCCGGAATATCTTTAGACCTGAGGGGAAAAACAGTAACGATCGGACTGATGATACATTTTATAACACCTTGAAAAAAATAAAATGTGGGGACGAGGTCTTAAGAAACGAATTTATTTCAAGCTATATACCGTTTATATTGAAAGTAACTTCCAAAACAGTGGGGAAGTTTATTGACGTAAAAAATAGTGATGAATATAGCATTGCTTTGTCTGCTTTCAATGAGTCCATTGACAGCTATGATTTTTGCAAAAACTATAACTTCTTTTTGTTTTCCGAACAGGTTATAAAGCGGAGACTCATTGACTATTCAAGAAAAAGCAGCAGACAAAAGGAATATCCTTTTTCATATTTTGAGGAAGAATACGATTTTAATGAAGAGCCCTATGTGAACTCATCATATTTTAACATAGAGGATATTGAATCCAGGGAGGCAATTATTGATTTTAGCAATAAGCTTAAAGAGTTTAATATCAGCCTGATGGATCTTACAAGGAGTATTCCTAAGCATAAAGATTCCAGAAGGATGTGTATAAAGATAGCGAGAGTTCTGGCAGAAAATGATGAATTATATGAAAAACTAGAGAGAAACAAAAACATTCCCAGAAATGAGCTTAAGAAACAGATTAAAGTACATAATAAGACAATAGGAAACAATAGAAAATATATTATTGCAATGTGTTTGATAATAAGGGGAGGGCTGCAAATCTCGCAGAAATACTTGCAGTATACCGAAGAAGGGGGTAGACGGCATGATGAAATTGGGGATAGTCTATGA
- a CDS encoding tetratricopeptide repeat protein — protein MNKSCMKLIGSKPVELDISCLIERDEAFLKVQSFFEKLLKKGRGILRVSGICGAGRTHFLSEIAKKAGECGFEVGFLNAEEESKFQIAATSEKVDIWDFEKNIAQNDNFNNSGIILIIDNVLCLSEEELNFVRNFLKCNVPVNLGLVYSIEPEKVFSLDYLDIELCETVCINPLSPKGIQMWIKNVLNWDEAPAAFLKWLYKETKGLPKLLQENVSCLIKNGFLIYGPDNNWTVAGNFDDLFSSDVKEEHYELLKDKTDVSMTGSFESELKMACGMGQIWNTWKSWNESLTRLKEIIKRQEAVPKLENVKLHIWFGRLTDIEGDYEKVIAVLDEGLELFRKTIDKEGEAEVFYLKALAISTQGDLRKVSVLLQESLDIYRLLNDKAGLTRILQYLGMVYYYQGEYDKAEMLLVESLEICRKLKDESGISGSLIRLGMIAKGKGELAQALKLFYDYLKKSNYTEDEDNLSIALINIAEISIRQKDYSYARNLYERNLKLLHELNCKPLLARVLKDLAQLFRYERDYERANKLFNESLNVFEKCGDKTEIMWLYLSIAEMELERSNYDTAKEMYIKGLKIFRDNSQTNWLYAMTVFEALAEISYYEEEMARAAKLMGAADKLSELSGKFTAKNDFSQIYIRHKRIQEKMNRETFESAWVEGNLMNFDEAINFAIGESNDEIDNEMAEKMINYIKENYSKDISLTDMADYFNMSPCYLSTMFKHYTGENFKDYLNFYRVKKAKEYLLKGKMKMGTVAKLVGCNSINTFIRIFKKYEGVPPGQFGVKNKN, from the coding sequence ATGAATAAATCCTGTATGAAGTTAATTGGGAGCAAACCTGTGGAACTTGATATTTCCTGTTTAATTGAAAGAGATGAAGCTTTTTTGAAAGTTCAAAGCTTTTTTGAAAAGCTTTTGAAAAAAGGACGCGGAATACTTAGGGTGTCCGGAATTTGTGGTGCCGGCAGGACACATTTTTTAAGCGAGATAGCCAAAAAAGCCGGTGAATGCGGTTTTGAAGTGGGATTTCTCAATGCTGAGGAAGAATCAAAGTTTCAAATAGCAGCTACATCTGAAAAAGTGGATATATGGGATTTTGAAAAGAATATTGCCCAAAATGACAATTTCAATAACAGTGGGATTATTTTGATTATAGATAATGTCCTTTGCTTGAGTGAGGAAGAGTTAAATTTTGTGCGCAATTTTTTAAAATGCAATGTTCCTGTTAATTTAGGTCTGGTTTATTCAATTGAGCCTGAGAAAGTGTTCAGTCTGGACTATCTTGATATTGAGCTGTGTGAAACGGTATGTATTAATCCATTGTCACCTAAAGGCATCCAGATGTGGATTAAAAATGTATTAAACTGGGATGAGGCACCGGCAGCATTTTTAAAATGGCTATATAAAGAGACAAAGGGTTTGCCCAAGCTTTTGCAGGAAAATGTAAGCTGCCTTATAAAAAACGGCTTTTTGATATATGGCCCCGACAATAATTGGACAGTTGCGGGAAATTTTGATGACTTGTTTTCAAGTGATGTTAAAGAAGAGCATTATGAGCTGTTAAAAGATAAGACCGATGTTTCCATGACGGGAAGTTTTGAAAGTGAATTGAAAATGGCGTGCGGCATGGGGCAAATTTGGAATACATGGAAATCCTGGAATGAAAGTCTGACGAGATTGAAGGAGATAATTAAGAGACAGGAAGCGGTCCCGAAATTGGAAAATGTAAAATTGCATATATGGTTTGGAAGACTGACAGATATTGAGGGTGATTATGAGAAGGTTATTGCTGTATTGGATGAAGGCTTGGAACTCTTTAGAAAAACTATAGACAAGGAAGGGGAAGCTGAGGTATTCTACCTGAAAGCTTTGGCTATCAGTACTCAGGGGGACTTGAGGAAAGTATCGGTACTGCTTCAGGAGAGTCTCGACATTTACAGGCTTTTGAATGATAAAGCCGGTTTAACCCGTATACTCCAGTATTTGGGGATGGTATATTACTACCAGGGAGAATACGACAAAGCAGAAATGCTTTTGGTGGAGAGTCTTGAGATATGCAGAAAGTTAAAGGACGAGTCCGGTATTTCCGGATCCCTTATAAGATTGGGAATGATAGCGAAAGGCAAAGGCGAGTTGGCACAGGCTCTGAAATTGTTTTACGATTACCTCAAAAAATCCAATTATACAGAAGATGAAGACAACCTCTCCATTGCCTTGATAAATATAGCCGAGATATCCATCCGGCAAAAAGATTATTCTTATGCAAGAAATCTTTATGAAAGAAATTTGAAGCTGCTTCATGAGTTGAACTGTAAACCGTTGCTTGCACGGGTACTGAAAGACCTTGCACAGCTTTTCCGGTATGAAAGGGATTATGAAAGAGCAAACAAGCTGTTTAATGAGAGTCTTAATGTGTTTGAGAAATGCGGCGACAAAACGGAGATCATGTGGCTGTATCTTAGTATTGCTGAGATGGAACTTGAGAGAAGCAATTATGATACTGCAAAGGAGATGTATATAAAAGGTTTGAAAATATTCAGGGACAATTCTCAAACCAACTGGCTATATGCCATGACTGTTTTTGAAGCCCTTGCGGAAATTTCATATTATGAAGAGGAAATGGCAAGAGCAGCCAAGCTAATGGGTGCTGCCGACAAGCTGTCCGAGCTTTCGGGGAAATTTACAGCTAAGAATGACTTCTCGCAAATTTACATACGGCACAAAAGAATTCAGGAAAAGATGAACAGGGAAACTTTTGAATCTGCGTGGGTTGAAGGAAATTTAATGAATTTTGATGAGGCAATTAATTTTGCAATAGGAGAAAGCAATGACGAGATAGATAATGAAATGGCAGAAAAAATGATAAACTATATAAAGGAAAATTACAGCAAGGATATATCCCTTACCGATATGGCCGATTATTTCAATATGTCTCCCTGCTATTTGAGCACAATGTTTAAGCATTACACCGGGGAAAATTTTAAAGACTATTTGAATTTTTACAGAGTTAAAAAAGCAAAAGAGTATTTGCTAAAAGGCAAAATGAAAATGGGAACTGTTGCAAAGCTGGTGGGATGTAACAGTATCAATACTTTTATACGTATATTTAAGAAATATGAAGGTGTTCCGCCGGGACAGTTCGGTGTAAAAAATAAAAATTAA